A window of the Opitutaceae bacterium genome harbors these coding sequences:
- a CDS encoding class I SAM-dependent methyltransferase: protein MLLQVLQDFSVRLFSSGRRVFRAIGRWIRARPRLARWFYPPWSPESDYREHNGLLFADFHEQERMLADQPRMAFYQAAISRHIRPGSRVIDLGTGTGILAALAARQGAAQVYAIDHSEILTHAKTLAKANRVGNVTFVATHSSAFTTDEPVDVILHEQMGDCLFDESMVANLIDMRDRLLKPGGLIRPGVFVLFCEPVQLKDNRVLPFIWEMEVQGYDYSCLADQRPNHPRYYRISSCDLDLIDHFLCSPRPILKLDLHTVDEAEIPYDVGFDRTITDPGRLDGFVVYFRTRVDDDLSLTTDPRDPDRATNWGFRILRTPQETLASGDRLSLQLAVGQWEEPDTWRWHHEINADCPMPSGSA, encoded by the coding sequence ATGCTTCTTCAAGTTCTTCAGGATTTCAGTGTCCGTCTGTTTTCTTCGGGTCGACGAGTATTCAGGGCGATAGGCCGATGGATTCGGGCCCGACCGCGCCTGGCTCGGTGGTTTTATCCCCCATGGTCGCCGGAGTCGGACTACCGGGAGCACAACGGCCTGCTTTTTGCCGATTTCCACGAGCAGGAGCGTATGCTGGCCGACCAGCCCCGGATGGCATTTTATCAGGCCGCCATTTCCCGACATATCCGACCCGGCTCGCGGGTGATCGATCTGGGAACGGGGACCGGCATCCTGGCCGCACTGGCGGCCCGTCAGGGCGCCGCCCAAGTCTATGCGATCGACCATTCCGAGATCCTGACCCATGCCAAGACGTTGGCAAAGGCGAATCGGGTCGGGAACGTCACGTTCGTGGCGACCCACAGTTCCGCTTTCACGACAGATGAGCCGGTCGACGTGATCCTGCACGAACAGATGGGTGATTGTCTCTTTGACGAGAGCATGGTGGCGAACCTCATCGACATGCGGGACCGACTGCTCAAGCCCGGTGGACTGATCCGGCCCGGGGTCTTTGTGCTTTTCTGCGAGCCCGTTCAATTGAAGGACAACCGCGTTCTTCCCTTCATCTGGGAAATGGAAGTCCAGGGTTATGACTATTCCTGCCTGGCGGATCAGCGACCGAATCATCCGCGTTACTATCGGATCTCAAGCTGCGACCTCGACCTGATCGATCATTTTCTCTGCTCGCCCCGGCCGATTCTGAAATTGGACCTGCACACCGTGGATGAAGCGGAGATTCCCTACGACGTCGGATTTGACCGGACGATCACCGATCCGGGACGGCTCGACGGCTTTGTGGTCTACTTTCGAACCCGGGTGGATGACGATCTTTCGCTGACGACTGACCCGAGGGACCCGGACCGGGCGACGAACTGGGGGTTTCGAATCCTGCGCACCCCTCAGGAGACGCTTGCCTCCGGTGACCGGCTGTCCTTGCAGTTGGCGGTTGGCCAATGGGAGGAACCCGATACCTGGCGCTGGCATCATGAGATCAATGCGGACTGCCCGATGCCGTCCGGATCTGCCTGA
- a CDS encoding cupin domain-containing protein: protein MFTRSDNCRCQEPFPGVRFKTRVHGERTLLAEFHLERNRLLPRHSHPHEQTGYLVSGAIRLTIGTEVFDARPGDCWCIPGGVDHGAEVLEDSVAIEVFSPVRDDYLKTGP, encoded by the coding sequence ATGTTCACGCGATCCGACAACTGCCGCTGCCAGGAGCCTTTCCCGGGAGTCCGATTCAAGACCCGGGTTCATGGCGAACGGACTCTTCTTGCCGAGTTTCACCTGGAGCGCAATCGACTCCTTCCGCGGCATTCCCACCCGCACGAGCAGACGGGCTACCTGGTCAGCGGCGCCATCCGGCTCACGATCGGCACGGAAGTCTTTGACGCCAGGCCGGGGGACTGCTGGTGCATCCCCGGCGGAGTGGATCACGGGGCCGAAGTCCTCGAGGACTCGGTCGCGATCGAGGTCTTTTCTCCGGTTCGCGACGACTACCTAAAGACCGGTCCCTGA
- a CDS encoding nuclear transport factor 2 family protein: MKEETIKHIVLRYVEAFNKGDVDGVCACFAPGAVVQGVLGWGEIPKVRPIWEMLVKCFRMQLQVDSIIAEENRVAVRYTERGQFVARFRDHEPTGKTYEVVAMEWFEVSENGIERRWGARDSAAMFRQLGIPPT, translated from the coding sequence ATGAAAGAAGAGACTATCAAACATATCGTCCTCCGCTACGTGGAGGCCTTCAATAAAGGTGATGTCGACGGAGTGTGCGCGTGTTTTGCTCCGGGAGCAGTCGTTCAGGGAGTCCTCGGTTGGGGAGAGATTCCCAAGGTCCGTCCGATTTGGGAGATGCTCGTCAAGTGCTTCAGAATGCAGCTCCAGGTAGACTCGATCATCGCGGAAGAGAACCGGGTCGCCGTGCGCTACACCGAACGGGGACAATTTGTTGCCAGGTTCCGGGACCACGAGCCCACCGGGAAGACCTACGAGGTGGTCGCCATGGAATGGTTTGAGGTCAGTGAGAATGGCATCGAGCGGAGGTGGGGAGCCCGTGACTCGGCGGCCATGTTCCGCCAACTCGGCATCCCGCCGACCTGA